The following are encoded together in the Pseudodesulfovibrio indicus genome:
- a CDS encoding M48 family metallopeptidase, whose product MAIHVFPDGSVVTDAPRTATVDEIAAKVKSRGAWVLKQQRIFAAYPPAIPARRYISGEEVRYLGRQYRLKLLVGLERSAKLKGAHLEVTLLAQDGADVAKKLVDAWLRDRADAIFHSLMGSCVERASGVGMKTVPEWRMLRMLKRWGSCTNSGTIILNPELVAAPKDCIEYVISHELCHLRVRNHSAAFYRLLSRVVPKWEHLRMKLNRAVELRLEY is encoded by the coding sequence TTGGCCATCCATGTCTTCCCTGATGGTTCCGTCGTCACGGATGCGCCTCGGACGGCAACTGTCGATGAGATAGCGGCCAAGGTAAAAAGCCGGGGAGCTTGGGTCCTCAAGCAGCAGAGGATATTCGCGGCTTATCCCCCGGCCATCCCGGCCCGGCGATATATCTCCGGCGAGGAAGTCAGGTATCTGGGACGACAATATCGGTTGAAGCTATTGGTTGGTCTCGAACGTTCGGCCAAGCTCAAAGGAGCGCATCTGGAAGTGACCCTCCTGGCCCAGGATGGCGCAGATGTAGCCAAAAAACTGGTAGATGCGTGGCTTCGTGATCGGGCGGATGCGATTTTCCATTCCCTGATGGGATCGTGTGTGGAAAGGGCCTCTGGGGTTGGCATGAAAACCGTTCCAGAGTGGCGAATGCTTCGGATGCTGAAGCGTTGGGGAAGCTGTACCAATAGCGGTACGATCATCCTGAACCCCGAGCTCGTCGCAGCGCCGAAGGATTGCATCGAGTACGTGATTTCCCACGAACTTTGCCATTTGCGTGTCAGGAACCACTCGGCAGCGTTTTATAGGCTGTTGTCCCGAGTCGTCCCAAAATGGGAACACCTTAGGATGAAGTTGAATCGGGCAGTTGAGCTTCGTCTCGAATATTGA
- a CDS encoding DNA-methyltransferase, with the protein MIDLRKQDHLGATSSSKDGDIHNNDAFLFLGNCPAHRYEAIITDPPYEIGIAGKDWDCKKLRIDVLAYQFHRVLKPGGNVFVFCSDFQFGDWYRELSRYFPKLRKFAWCKPDSVGFNKGMFQESFELGLHACSEDSFFDDQKYYKNHMVTGKTSGKERLMPDPDEEWSEKKGEKALHPTQKPLKVVEDLVAALSKEGDTILDPFAGTGTLGVAAKKMGRKFEMVEYGFRNHIAAWDRILGEK; encoded by the coding sequence GTGATTGATTTACGGAAACAAGACCATCTTGGGGCAACCTCGTCGTCTAAAGATGGCGACATTCACAACAATGACGCATTTCTATTTTTGGGGAATTGCCCTGCTCACAGGTACGAGGCCATAATCACAGACCCACCTTACGAGATCGGAATTGCCGGCAAGGATTGGGATTGCAAAAAGCTGCGGATCGACGTTCTGGCTTATCAATTCCATCGTGTTCTGAAACCTGGCGGCAATGTCTTTGTATTTTGCTCGGATTTTCAATTCGGCGATTGGTATCGGGAGCTTTCGCGCTACTTCCCTAAACTGCGCAAGTTTGCCTGGTGCAAGCCCGACTCTGTCGGGTTCAACAAGGGTATGTTTCAGGAGAGCTTCGAACTTGGGTTGCATGCGTGCTCGGAAGACTCATTTTTCGATGATCAAAAATACTACAAAAATCATATGGTCACTGGGAAAACATCGGGGAAAGAACGGCTGATGCCTGACCCCGACGAAGAGTGGTCAGAGAAAAAAGGCGAAAAAGCCCTTCATCCCACACAAAAACCACTGAAAGTGGTCGAAGATCTGGTTGCCGCATTGAGCAAAGAAGGCGACACCATTCTTGATCCCTTCGCTGGCACCGGAACGCTTGGGGTTGCAGCCAAAAAAATGGGCAGGAAATTCGAGATGGTCGAGTACGGATTCCGAAACCACATTGCAGCATGGGACAGGATTCTAGGGGAAAAGTAA
- a CDS encoding helix-turn-helix domain-containing protein, which produces MAEDDDVDLTPVKTPEQLLKEEVGLYLKIVRETQGKPLRWVAQKLGCTSSFISQIEKGNASIPLDRVLDFSLAYDLPVSEFVRIVLVTMHNDTYRALMSILENDPEMANAASSCHTTANPKERAKRRKALNPGLSSKSLKRMREFILENEKPAYGEPVAGDS; this is translated from the coding sequence ATGGCTGAAGATGACGACGTTGACCTCACCCCTGTGAAGACCCCGGAACAATTGCTGAAGGAAGAAGTCGGGCTTTATCTGAAGATTGTCCGGGAGACTCAGGGCAAGCCCCTCAGATGGGTCGCCCAGAAGTTGGGGTGCACCAGCTCGTTTATATCCCAGATCGAAAAAGGGAACGCTTCGATTCCACTGGATCGGGTACTGGACTTTTCCCTTGCCTATGATCTTCCTGTGTCGGAGTTCGTTCGAATCGTTCTCGTCACCATGCACAACGACACGTATCGGGCGCTGATGAGCATACTGGAGAATGACCCGGAAATGGCTAATGCCGCCAGCAGTTGCCACACGACTGCAAATCCCAAAGAACGGGCCAAGCGGCGCAAAGCTCTCAACCCTGGGTTGAGTTCAAAATCGCTTAAACGAATGCGGGAATTCATCTTGGAAAACGAAAAGCCGGCTTATGGGGAACCGGTGGCAGGTGACTCGTGA
- a CDS encoding integrase domain-containing protein translates to MGKSDSLKFAANRATLSGPKSKQHRIRQTARHFVDVLRQANMGVEKWTKVTNRHFQSVADTMRADGVGDGRIAEVFTAARHVCRAYENDNISNSNATFGVRRGSIANATSRAVAPEAFQESLASMRNDASFRHAGRAAVQIELMYELGLRREESAKLDLPNDWDRENHSLLVQYGTKGGRPRTLHGLSRQQEAALERAGEYVSPSDRKGLHNLMPEGMGDEWLHRLDYAARKHGLAGKNAGGTLHGLRHERFHQMYLNHAGFEPPNQHESAQAFQEAAQATAGDEWPRLDNEARDAIEEAAGHSPGRRDISNAYLGSSY, encoded by the coding sequence ATGGGAAAATCCGACAGCCTCAAGTTTGCGGCGAACCGGGCAACCTTGTCCGGGCCAAAATCGAAACAACACCGAATCCGCCAGACGGCCCGCCATTTCGTCGATGTTTTGCGCCAGGCGAACATGGGGGTCGAGAAGTGGACCAAGGTGACAAACAGGCACTTCCAGAGCGTGGCGGACACCATGCGTGCGGACGGCGTGGGCGACGGCAGGATTGCCGAAGTCTTCACCGCTGCCCGCCACGTCTGCCGTGCCTACGAGAACGACAATATCAGCAATAGCAACGCGACCTTCGGGGTGCGGCGTGGGTCCATCGCCAATGCGACGTCCCGCGCGGTCGCCCCGGAAGCCTTTCAAGAATCCCTGGCCAGCATGCGGAACGACGCGTCGTTCCGGCATGCCGGCCGGGCGGCGGTTCAGATCGAGCTGATGTATGAGCTCGGGCTGCGCCGGGAAGAATCGGCCAAGCTGGACCTGCCCAACGATTGGGACCGGGAAAACCATAGTCTGCTCGTTCAGTACGGGACAAAGGGCGGCAGGCCTCGGACCCTGCATGGTCTGTCCCGGCAACAGGAAGCGGCTCTTGAGCGGGCCGGGGAATACGTGTCTCCCTCCGACAGGAAGGGTCTCCACAACCTCATGCCCGAGGGCATGGGCGACGAATGGCTGCACCGGCTGGATTATGCGGCCAGGAAACACGGCCTTGCGGGCAAAAATGCCGGAGGAACCCTGCACGGCCTTCGACACGAAAGGTTTCATCAAATGTATTTGAATCACGCGGGCTTTGAACCGCCCAACCAGCACGAGAGCGCGCAGGCGTTCCAGGAGGCAGCCCAGGCAACGGCCGGGGACGAATGGCCCCGGCTCGACAACGAAGCGCGAGACGCCATTGAGGAAGCGGCAGGGCATTCCCCCGGTCGCCGTGACATATCGAACGCCTACCTGGGCAGTTCCTATTAG
- a CDS encoding helix-turn-helix domain-containing protein, producing the protein MNVDDVLTVKQVAQLFGISESLVRRRDMKVRLKAFIVGTRGIRFLRENVEAYQELNTVGASDQPADVPVARKRQRKNLTDKHKLWQRESR; encoded by the coding sequence GTGAACGTGGATGATGTGTTGACGGTTAAACAAGTTGCCCAGCTTTTTGGAATTTCCGAAAGCCTTGTAAGGCGTCGCGATATGAAGGTTCGTTTGAAGGCCTTCATTGTCGGAACGCGTGGAATCCGGTTTCTCCGGGAAAACGTGGAAGCTTACCAGGAACTGAACACCGTGGGAGCCTCAGATCAGCCAGCCGATGTTCCTGTGGCCAGAAAACGGCAGCGGAAGAATTTGACCGACAAACACAAGCTATGGCAGCGTGAATCCCGGTAA
- a CDS encoding site-specific integrase, whose product MPYKEGKRWRGAVRFTPTDGSPQIRRTQLFDKMKDAEKWENKTREALELADAEKRKDMHRVGLEVLVGDWANAYMDYATATWSKGSCSDKRLAFRRLFEMTARPTQLVHEISPVVALNHLSRLKKQTTGNTANRDRKNLAAAWKWGARYLEMDKTNPFRSVDKFPEQRHPRWVPPLEDFRKVVDVATPLQRQLLLLAFHTAARRGELWKLKWSEVNLATGMIGFWTNKRRSGNAEFDELPISGMLRAHLAEWKLISRDEELVFGSRFEGLLDINNRWLRRLCADVGVRNFGYHGIRHLSASIAIHNGATIVEVQQLLRHKSIATTQRYIHKVKKSTGAVDALDAAWRDDGDREPPALKLVR is encoded by the coding sequence ATGCCTTACAAGGAAGGAAAACGGTGGCGTGGGGCCGTGCGCTTTACGCCCACCGACGGTTCGCCTCAAATCAGGCGCACCCAGCTCTTTGACAAGATGAAAGACGCGGAAAAATGGGAAAACAAGACCCGAGAAGCCTTGGAGCTCGCCGATGCGGAAAAACGAAAGGACATGCATCGCGTGGGCCTGGAAGTCCTGGTCGGGGATTGGGCGAATGCCTACATGGATTACGCCACGGCCACATGGTCCAAGGGAAGTTGCTCGGACAAGCGCCTTGCCTTTCGGCGTTTGTTCGAAATGACGGCAAGGCCGACACAGCTGGTTCATGAGATCAGCCCTGTGGTGGCCCTGAACCATCTGAGCCGACTCAAGAAGCAGACCACGGGGAACACGGCCAATCGGGACAGGAAAAACCTTGCCGCCGCCTGGAAGTGGGGTGCGCGGTATCTGGAAATGGACAAGACGAATCCGTTCCGGTCCGTGGACAAGTTCCCCGAGCAGCGCCACCCGAGGTGGGTTCCGCCCCTTGAGGACTTCCGCAAGGTCGTGGATGTGGCAACGCCCTTGCAACGGCAACTGCTTCTGCTGGCGTTCCACACGGCTGCCCGCCGGGGCGAATTGTGGAAGCTCAAGTGGTCGGAAGTCAATCTGGCCACGGGCATGATCGGTTTCTGGACCAACAAGCGCAGAAGCGGGAATGCCGAGTTCGATGAGTTGCCCATCTCGGGCATGCTCAGGGCGCACCTTGCCGAATGGAAGTTGATATCCAGGGATGAGGAACTGGTGTTCGGAAGCCGGTTCGAAGGCCTTCTGGACATCAATAACCGCTGGCTGCGGCGGCTGTGCGCCGATGTTGGCGTGAGGAACTTCGGTTATCACGGAATCCGCCACCTGTCCGCCAGCATCGCCATCCATAACGGGGCGACTATCGTGGAAGTGCAGCAGTTGCTGCGTCACAAGTCCATTGCGACGACCCAGCGGTACATCCACAAGGTCAAGAAAAGCACCGGCGCGGTGGATGCCCTGGACGCGGCCTGGCGTGATGACGGGGACAGGGAACCGCCCGCCCTGAAGTTGGTCCGGTGA
- a CDS encoding phenylacetate--CoA ligase family protein: MTRKDRTEGIYSRREVLDESERRQYCQLQLKELLSYAYRYSEDVKKRFDRAQFNVDKFRTLNDLKHIPIIKKKELIFLQSMGPRLGGLLTKDLGELQRVFLSPGPIFDPEDRSEDYWGWTEGFYAAGFRSGDLAQITFNYHLAPAGLMFEEPLRNLACAVVPAGPGNTNSQIEIMQKLRVTGYVGTPSYLMHLAQKAEETGLSLRKDLFLEVAFVTGEKFSEKMRSTLEKKFDCIMRQGYGTADVGCIGYECFHKSGLHLSNRAFVEICHPDTGIPLKDGEVGEIVVTAFNRTYPLIRLATGDLGYLDRSPCACGRTSPRLGGIVGRVDTTARIKGMFVYPHQVEQVMARFEEVKRWQIEVTNPGGIDEMILSIEAGQFNQEDELLHLFREKIKLRPILKVLAPGTLPPQIRPIEDKRTWD, translated from the coding sequence ATGACACGAAAAGACCGTACCGAAGGGATCTATTCCCGCCGCGAGGTGCTCGACGAGTCCGAACGCCGGCAATACTGCCAGCTTCAGCTCAAGGAGTTGCTCTCCTATGCCTACCGCTACTCCGAGGACGTCAAGAAGCGGTTCGACCGCGCCCAGTTCAACGTGGACAAGTTCCGCACTCTGAACGACCTCAAACATATCCCCATCATCAAGAAGAAGGAGCTCATCTTCCTCCAGTCCATGGGACCCCGCCTCGGCGGGCTGCTGACCAAGGACCTGGGCGAACTCCAGCGCGTGTTCCTCTCCCCCGGCCCGATCTTCGATCCCGAGGACCGCTCCGAGGACTACTGGGGCTGGACCGAGGGTTTCTACGCCGCGGGCTTCCGTTCCGGCGACCTGGCCCAGATCACCTTCAACTATCACCTCGCCCCCGCGGGCCTGATGTTCGAGGAACCCCTGCGCAACCTCGCCTGTGCCGTGGTGCCCGCCGGTCCCGGCAACACCAACTCGCAGATCGAGATCATGCAGAAGCTGCGCGTCACCGGCTACGTCGGCACGCCCAGCTACCTCATGCACCTGGCCCAGAAGGCCGAGGAAACCGGTCTCTCCCTGCGCAAGGACCTGTTCCTCGAAGTCGCCTTCGTCACCGGCGAGAAATTCTCCGAGAAGATGCGCTCCACCCTGGAAAAGAAGTTCGACTGCATCATGCGCCAGGGTTACGGCACCGCCGACGTGGGCTGCATCGGCTACGAATGCTTCCACAAGTCCGGCCTGCACCTGTCCAACCGCGCCTTTGTCGAGATCTGCCATCCCGATACCGGCATCCCGCTCAAGGACGGCGAGGTCGGCGAGATCGTGGTCACCGCGTTCAACCGCACCTATCCGCTCATCCGCCTGGCCACCGGCGACCTCGGCTATCTCGACCGCTCTCCCTGCGCCTGCGGCCGCACCTCCCCGCGACTCGGCGGCATCGTCGGCCGCGTGGACACCACCGCGCGCATCAAGGGCATGTTCGTCTACCCGCACCAGGTCGAGCAGGTCATGGCCCGGTTCGAAGAGGTCAAGCGCTGGCAGATCGAAGTCACCAACCCCGGCGGCATCGACGAAATGATCCTCTCCATCGAGGCGGGTCAGTTCAACCAGGAAGACGAGCTGCTCCACCTCTTCCGGGAAAAGATCAAGCTGCGCCCCATCCTCAAGGTCCTCGCGCCCGGCACCCTGCCTCCGCAGATCCGGCCCATCGAAGACAAGCGCACCTGGGATTAG
- a CDS encoding methyl-accepting chemotaxis protein gives MQFKSIKTKIVVMAGLCLVATVLVLMLIQAYTQGKSETYVTAQVGQLVTNQTEQRLLAVAQREAGFIRSKLEINLDLARTIGQTFKALRGNPATAASLDMRTAFNDILVAILKDNPDFLGTYSAWEPNALDGKDAQYAGDEADGYDETGRFVPYWNRDKNGNMARQALVGYEDASTHPNGVTKGGWYLFPRERRKDNIQDPFPYIVQGRQEWLTTMSSPIEIDGKFLGIGGADLRLDFLQELSQTVAKSLYGGAAKVWVISNMGIVVANSENPDFVGKPLKDVYKGDWQKIASSTKDGSSFVAMEEGAELIGVLAPVELGRTGTPWSIFIEVERDIVFAEVNQLEEYLHENAQQNLLIGIVASLIATLAASVVLWFLAGSIVAPVRKAMAFSEKLAKGDFVDNSLDVNQKDEVGVLAATLADMAEQLKKVVLEVQDVSENVASGSGELSSSAQMVSEGATEQAASIEEVTSSMDEMAANIDQNAENSQQTDTLATKAAADARECGGAVEMTVESMRSIAEKISIVEEIARQTNLLALNAAIEAARAGEHGKGFAVVAAEVRKLAERSGTAAAEISELSSSSVDVAEKAGGMLVRLVPDIEKTAALVQEITAASNEQNAGARQINSAIGQLDTVIQRNASASEEMASTSEELSQQARHLQEVMAFFHVGNTRAQAASTRVVRSRPAALPNGKGVSPQAIGYDAGDAGEFERF, from the coding sequence ATGCAGTTTAAGTCTATCAAAACGAAGATCGTGGTTATGGCCGGATTGTGCCTGGTGGCAACCGTGCTGGTGCTGATGCTCATTCAGGCCTACACGCAGGGAAAGTCCGAGACCTACGTGACGGCCCAGGTCGGCCAGTTGGTCACGAACCAGACCGAACAGCGCCTGCTCGCCGTGGCCCAGCGCGAAGCGGGCTTCATCCGCTCCAAGCTCGAGATCAATCTCGACCTTGCCCGGACCATCGGCCAGACCTTCAAGGCGTTGCGCGGGAATCCTGCAACGGCGGCCTCGCTGGACATGCGCACGGCCTTCAATGACATCCTGGTCGCCATTCTCAAGGACAACCCCGATTTTCTCGGCACCTACAGCGCCTGGGAACCCAACGCACTGGACGGCAAGGATGCGCAATACGCCGGTGACGAGGCGGACGGATATGACGAGACCGGCCGGTTCGTCCCGTACTGGAACCGCGACAAGAATGGCAACATGGCCCGCCAGGCCCTGGTCGGCTACGAGGACGCGTCAACGCACCCCAACGGCGTGACCAAGGGCGGCTGGTACCTGTTCCCCCGGGAGCGGCGCAAGGATAACATCCAGGACCCCTTCCCGTATATCGTCCAGGGGCGGCAGGAGTGGCTCACCACCATGTCCTCCCCCATCGAGATCGACGGCAAATTTCTGGGCATCGGCGGCGCCGATCTCAGGCTCGACTTCCTTCAGGAGCTGAGCCAGACCGTGGCCAAGTCCCTGTATGGCGGCGCGGCCAAGGTCTGGGTCATCAGTAACATGGGCATCGTCGTGGCCAACAGCGAGAACCCGGACTTTGTGGGCAAGCCGCTCAAGGACGTCTACAAGGGCGACTGGCAGAAGATCGCAAGCAGCACCAAGGACGGTTCCTCCTTCGTGGCCATGGAGGAGGGGGCCGAACTGATCGGCGTCCTCGCCCCGGTGGAGTTGGGCCGGACGGGTACGCCGTGGTCCATCTTCATCGAGGTGGAGCGGGACATCGTGTTTGCAGAAGTGAACCAGCTCGAAGAGTATCTGCATGAGAACGCCCAGCAGAATCTGCTCATCGGCATCGTGGCGAGCCTCATCGCGACCCTGGCCGCCTCCGTGGTCCTCTGGTTCCTGGCGGGCTCCATCGTGGCTCCGGTCCGCAAGGCCATGGCCTTTTCCGAGAAGCTGGCCAAGGGCGATTTCGTGGACAACAGCCTCGACGTGAACCAGAAGGACGAGGTCGGCGTGCTGGCCGCGACCCTGGCCGACATGGCCGAGCAGCTCAAGAAGGTGGTCCTGGAGGTCCAGGACGTGTCCGAAAACGTGGCCTCCGGCAGCGGGGAGCTTTCCTCCTCGGCCCAGATGGTCTCCGAGGGAGCCACCGAGCAGGCGGCCTCCATCGAGGAAGTGACCTCCTCCATGGACGAAATGGCCGCCAATATCGATCAGAACGCCGAAAATTCACAGCAGACGGACACCCTGGCCACCAAGGCCGCCGCCGACGCCCGCGAGTGCGGCGGCGCGGTGGAGATGACGGTGGAGTCCATGCGCAGCATTGCCGAGAAGATATCCATCGTCGAGGAGATCGCGCGGCAGACCAACCTGCTGGCGCTGAACGCCGCCATCGAGGCGGCCCGGGCCGGAGAGCACGGCAAGGGCTTTGCCGTGGTCGCGGCCGAGGTCCGCAAGCTGGCCGAACGCAGCGGCACCGCCGCCGCCGAGATCAGCGAGCTGTCGAGCAGCAGCGTGGACGTGGCCGAGAAGGCGGGCGGCATGCTGGTCCGGCTGGTCCCGGACATCGAGAAGACCGCGGCCCTGGTCCAGGAGATCACCGCCGCGAGCAACGAACAGAACGCCGGAGCGCGGCAGATCAACTCCGCCATCGGCCAGCTGGACACGGTCATTCAGCGCAACGCCTCGGCCTCCGAGGAAATGGCCTCGACCAGCGAGGAGCTGTCGCAGCAGGCAAGGCACCTGCAGGAGGTCATGGCCTTCTTCCACGTGGGCAACACCCGCGCCCAGGCCGCGAGCACCCGCGTGGTGCGGAGCAGGCCCGCCGCCCTGCCCAATGGTAAGGGGGTGTCCCCCCAGGCCATAGGCTACGACGCGGGCGATGCGGGCGAATTCGAGCGGTTCTAG
- the mutM gene encoding bifunctional DNA-formamidopyrimidine glycosylase/DNA-(apurinic or apyrimidinic site) lyase encodes MPELPEVEVIARGLDATLAGRTIESVTVPGLTRLSEPAESLVPRVVGRTVVRVYRRAKVLLMELDDGTTLAFHLKMTGRVVHGPMRGPGKHDRILFALDDGSLLFFADMRKFGYVRSFAPGELECWDFLAKAGPEPLETAPEVLAERIAGRRCAIKALLLNQSVVAGVGNIYADESLFRASVNPMTRGDRVGRDRAVRLFAELQSVLGQAIEENGSSISDYVNAHGDAGAFQNSFNVYGRKGEPCKRCGEKLQAVTVAGRTSTFCPKCQRKR; translated from the coding sequence ATGCCGGAACTGCCTGAAGTGGAAGTGATTGCGCGCGGTTTGGACGCGACCCTGGCCGGGCGGACCATCGAGTCCGTCACGGTTCCGGGGCTGACGCGGTTGAGCGAGCCCGCCGAATCGCTGGTGCCGAGGGTGGTGGGCCGGACCGTGGTCAGGGTCTATCGCCGCGCCAAGGTCCTGCTCATGGAGCTGGACGACGGGACCACGCTGGCCTTTCATCTGAAGATGACGGGCCGGGTGGTGCACGGTCCCATGCGCGGGCCGGGCAAGCACGACCGGATCCTGTTCGCGCTCGATGACGGTTCGTTGTTGTTCTTTGCGGACATGCGCAAGTTCGGCTATGTGCGGTCCTTTGCGCCGGGCGAGCTGGAGTGCTGGGATTTCCTGGCCAAGGCCGGGCCGGAGCCGCTTGAGACCGCGCCGGAGGTGCTGGCCGAGCGGATCGCGGGCCGACGGTGCGCGATCAAGGCGTTGCTGCTGAACCAGTCCGTGGTGGCCGGGGTGGGCAATATCTATGCGGACGAGTCGCTGTTTCGGGCGTCCGTCAACCCCATGACCAGGGGTGACCGGGTGGGCCGGGACCGGGCGGTGCGGCTGTTTGCGGAGTTGCAGTCCGTGCTTGGGCAGGCCATCGAGGAGAACGGCAGTTCCATCTCGGACTATGTGAACGCGCACGGCGATGCCGGGGCGTTCCAGAACAGCTTCAACGTGTACGGCCGCAAGGGCGAGCCGTGCAAGCGGTGTGGGGAGAAGCTGCAGGCCGTGACCGTGGCCGGGCGGACCTCCACCTTCTGTCCCAAGTGCCAGCGCAAGCGGTGA
- the murJ gene encoding murein biosynthesis integral membrane protein MurJ — protein sequence MTEHGRSIARNAAVVAGATLISRILGFVRDIIVAFALGAGLFADAFFVAFRIPNLLRRLFGEGSLTMAFIPIHSRIREEEGEEAAQAMARSAAIWLAAILIGITVAVELLARPLTMAIAPGFLDNAEQFAVTVDLVRICFPYVILICGVALCMGILNSRNHFLAPALAPVALNLALIGAALFGYLFGLNVAYCMAYGVLVGGAFQWLLQQPFLAKAGFSWRGPWSWRNAGVARMGLLMLPTVFGAAVYQLNILLGTLLASFLPVGSVSYLYYADRLVQFPLGVFGIAVSTAALPSLARLAAKGEMGEYDEALSASMGLTLFIALPAAAGLIGLAEPVIGLLFQRGAFTPEAVRATADALVAYSVGLPFIALSRPLVAGFYALEDTRTPVKIAVLCLVANIGLGVLLMRPLAHVGLALAVSLSSLLNFVCLHWFLARRRGTAILPAGGCLKMLVLSALIGGGAYASAGWGWWWVVLIPAWVAVYFALALAVNLKEARLFADMLRSRARRRLGKGR from the coding sequence GTGACCGAACACGGCAGGAGCATAGCGAGAAACGCGGCGGTGGTGGCCGGGGCGACCCTGATCTCAAGGATATTGGGGTTCGTTAGAGACATCATCGTGGCCTTTGCCCTGGGCGCGGGGTTGTTCGCCGATGCCTTCTTCGTGGCGTTCCGCATTCCGAACCTGCTCAGGCGGCTGTTCGGCGAGGGGTCGCTGACCATGGCCTTCATCCCCATCCACTCGCGCATCCGCGAGGAGGAGGGCGAGGAGGCGGCCCAGGCCATGGCCCGGTCGGCGGCCATCTGGCTGGCCGCGATCCTGATCGGCATCACCGTGGCGGTGGAACTGTTGGCCAGGCCGCTGACCATGGCCATCGCACCGGGATTCCTGGACAACGCCGAGCAGTTCGCGGTGACCGTGGACCTGGTGCGCATCTGCTTCCCCTACGTCATCCTCATCTGCGGGGTGGCGCTGTGCATGGGCATCCTGAACTCCCGCAACCATTTCCTGGCCCCGGCCCTGGCCCCGGTGGCCCTGAACCTGGCGCTCATCGGCGCGGCCCTGTTCGGCTACCTGTTCGGGCTGAACGTGGCCTACTGCATGGCCTACGGGGTGCTCGTGGGCGGCGCGTTCCAGTGGCTGCTCCAGCAGCCGTTCCTGGCCAAGGCCGGGTTCTCCTGGCGCGGGCCGTGGTCCTGGCGCAATGCGGGCGTGGCGCGCATGGGGCTGCTCATGCTGCCCACGGTCTTCGGGGCCGCCGTGTACCAGCTGAACATCCTGCTCGGCACGCTGCTCGCCTCGTTCCTGCCCGTGGGGTCGGTCTCCTATCTGTATTACGCGGACCGGCTGGTCCAGTTCCCGCTGGGCGTGTTCGGCATCGCGGTCTCCACGGCGGCCCTGCCGTCCCTGGCCCGGCTGGCGGCCAAGGGCGAGATGGGCGAGTACGACGAGGCGTTGTCCGCGTCCATGGGGCTGACCCTGTTCATCGCCCTGCCGGCGGCTGCGGGGCTCATCGGCCTGGCCGAGCCGGTCATCGGGCTGCTCTTCCAGCGCGGGGCGTTCACCCCGGAGGCGGTCCGGGCCACGGCGGACGCCCTGGTGGCCTATTCCGTGGGGCTGCCGTTCATCGCCCTGTCGCGCCCCCTGGTGGCCGGGTTCTACGCCCTGGAGGACACCCGCACCCCGGTCAAGATCGCGGTGCTCTGCCTGGTGGCGAACATCGGCCTGGGCGTGCTGCTCATGCGGCCCCTGGCCCACGTGGGGCTGGCCCTGGCCGTGTCCCTGTCCTCCCTGCTCAATTTCGTCTGCCTGCACTGGTTCCTGGCCCGCAGGCGCGGGACCGCCATCCTGCCCGCCGGGGGTTGCCTGAAGATGCTCGTCCTGTCCGCCCTCATCGGCGGCGGGGCTTACGCCAGCGCGGGCTGGGGCTGGTGGTGGGTGGTGCTCATTCCGGCCTGGGTGGCCGTGTATTTTGCCCTGGCCCTGGCCGTGAACCTCAAAGAAGCCCGGCTCTTCGCGGACATGCTCCGGTCCAGGGCGCGGCGCAGGCTCGGGAAGGGGCGATGA